The following are encoded together in the Dickeya lacustris genome:
- a CDS encoding HlyD family type I secretion periplasmic adaptor subunit yields the protein MTSMEVTKQSTQTLDDWDDSLIHQHANRDEAHALRLGWWLVVAGFGGFLLWALLAPLDKGVAVQGNVVVSGNRKVIQHMQGGIIERIQVKEGDSVTAGQVLLTLNEVDARTTSEGLGSQYDQLIAREARLLAEQRRQPSLVETERLAKERHRPEMKSIITLQESLLRSRQQAQRLETDGILANIDGMENSVSALQKMLASKQSQQAALSQQLGGLRPLAADNYVPRNKMLETERLFAQVSGEIAQTSGDLGRTRRDIQQQKLRIAQRQQEYDKDVSSELSDVQARLNEVVSQREKADFTLANVQVRAPVSGTVVNMKVFTEGGVIGAGQVMMDIVPDDQPLLVDGRIPVEMVDKVRSGLPVELQFTAFSQSTTPRVPGTVTLLSADRLVDEKEGTPYYSLRIQVSDEGKRSLHGLEIKPGMPVQGFVRTGERSFINYLFKPLMDRMHLALTEE from the coding sequence ATGACAAGCATGGAAGTAACAAAACAATCGACGCAAACGTTAGATGACTGGGACGATAGCCTGATACACCAGCACGCTAATCGTGATGAGGCGCATGCTTTGCGCTTAGGCTGGTGGCTGGTTGTTGCCGGGTTTGGCGGCTTTTTGCTTTGGGCGTTATTAGCGCCGCTTGATAAAGGTGTTGCAGTACAAGGCAACGTTGTTGTGTCGGGAAATCGCAAAGTCATCCAGCATATGCAGGGCGGCATTATTGAGCGGATACAGGTCAAAGAAGGTGACAGTGTCACGGCTGGGCAGGTGCTGTTAACGCTTAATGAAGTGGATGCCCGTACCACCAGCGAAGGGCTGGGGTCACAATACGATCAATTGATCGCCCGGGAAGCACGGCTGTTGGCAGAGCAGCGTCGCCAGCCATCATTGGTGGAAACGGAGCGACTGGCAAAAGAACGTCATCGCCCTGAAATGAAAAGTATTATTACGCTACAAGAGTCACTCCTGAGAAGCCGCCAGCAGGCACAACGGCTGGAGACGGATGGCATTCTGGCCAATATCGACGGTATGGAAAACTCAGTCAGTGCGTTACAAAAAATGCTGGCGAGTAAGCAATCCCAGCAGGCGGCGTTAAGCCAGCAGCTAGGCGGGTTGCGGCCGTTGGCGGCGGATAATTATGTGCCGCGTAACAAGATGCTGGAAACTGAGCGGTTATTTGCACAGGTTAGCGGTGAAATTGCGCAAACCAGTGGTGATCTTGGGCGTACCCGACGCGATATACAACAGCAGAAACTGCGCATTGCACAGCGTCAGCAAGAGTACGACAAGGACGTAAGCAGTGAACTGTCTGATGTGCAGGCGCGGCTCAATGAGGTGGTCAGCCAACGAGAGAAGGCGGATTTCACACTGGCCAATGTTCAGGTTCGTGCGCCGGTATCGGGAACCGTGGTGAATATGAAAGTGTTTACCGAAGGCGGTGTGATTGGTGCAGGACAGGTCATGATGGATATCGTACCGGATGATCAGCCGCTGTTGGTTGATGGGCGCATTCCCGTTGAGATGGTGGACAAGGTCAGATCCGGTTTACCGGTAGAGCTGCAATTTACCGCCTTTAGCCAAAGTACGACGCCCCGAGTGCCCGGAACCGTGACACTGCTATCGGCCGATCGGTTGGTGGATGAGAAAGAGGGAACGCCGTATTACAGCCTGCGTATTCAGGTGAGCGATGAAGGTAAACGCTCGCTGCATGGTCTGGAAATTAAACCGGGTATGCCGGTGCAAGGTTTTGTGCGTACCGGTGAGCGTTCGTTTATCAATTATCTGTTCAAACCGCTGATGGATCGTATGCATTTGGCGTTAACAGAAGAGTAA
- a CDS encoding serralysin family metalloprotease, with product MALSAKKVVTSLGAENNHTGVEDVYQLWNYHARGNGDIGNKPSYSLEQARDQITRGNTSWNGEKVFGKPAALTYSFLQSVSDADMPKEDNGAPKFTGFVKFNDAQMQYAKLALQTWADVANVTFQEVPDSQHATIRFGNYTRTSSGQIDNNSQAFGFYPGNSKWAGSAWFNYNQADNQRPDINEFGRNTLAHEIGHTLGLFHPGDYDASDGNPGYKDVTYAEDTRQFSIMSYWHESYTGGDFHGYHASAPLLDDIAAIQKLYGANLTTRTGDTVYGFHSNSGRDFYTATDSKTPLVFSVWDAGGNDTFDFSGYADNQRISLISTTLSDVGGLKGNVSIAAGAVIENAIGGSGNDVIVGNVSNNRIDGGAGNDVIFGDGGADILTGGKGKDIFVYALDKDSLSSSPDIITDFQRGEDKIDLSAFNKNHNLNFVNQFSGNQNEVLLNWNEQAHQTNVWLHLNGHENADFMIKVTGAPLQTSDFIV from the coding sequence ATGGCGTTATCAGCAAAAAAAGTGGTTACATCATTAGGTGCAGAAAATAACCATACGGGTGTCGAGGATGTTTATCAGCTATGGAATTATCATGCTCGCGGTAACGGTGATATTGGTAATAAACCCTCTTATAGTCTAGAGCAAGCTCGTGATCAAATAACCCGTGGTAATACGAGTTGGAATGGCGAGAAGGTTTTTGGTAAGCCTGCCGCATTGACGTACTCATTCCTTCAGTCTGTTTCTGATGCAGACATGCCGAAAGAGGATAATGGCGCACCTAAATTTACCGGCTTTGTAAAATTCAATGACGCACAAATGCAGTATGCAAAGCTTGCCTTACAGACCTGGGCTGATGTTGCCAATGTTACGTTTCAAGAAGTGCCTGATTCTCAGCACGCGACCATTCGGTTTGGTAATTATACGCGCACCAGTTCCGGCCAAATAGATAATAACAGTCAGGCATTTGGTTTTTATCCGGGTAATAGCAAGTGGGCCGGTTCTGCATGGTTTAATTACAATCAGGCAGATAACCAGCGCCCTGATATCAATGAATTTGGCCGAAATACATTGGCGCATGAAATTGGTCACACACTCGGATTATTTCACCCCGGTGATTATGATGCTTCAGATGGCAATCCTGGTTATAAAGATGTCACTTATGCAGAAGATACCCGACAATTCAGCATTATGAGTTACTGGCATGAAAGTTATACCGGGGGCGATTTTCATGGTTATCACGCCTCGGCACCATTACTCGACGATATTGCTGCTATACAAAAATTGTATGGTGCAAACCTGACAACGCGTACAGGTGATACGGTATATGGCTTCCATTCCAATAGCGGACGCGATTTTTATACGGCAACGGACAGCAAAACACCATTAGTCTTCTCCGTCTGGGATGCCGGTGGCAATGATACCTTTGACTTTTCCGGCTACGCGGATAATCAGCGTATTAGCTTAATTAGCACCACACTCTCAGACGTTGGTGGGTTAAAAGGTAACGTTTCAATTGCCGCTGGTGCGGTGATTGAAAACGCGATCGGCGGATCTGGCAATGATGTTATTGTCGGCAACGTATCAAATAACCGTATTGATGGTGGTGCGGGTAATGATGTTATCTTCGGTGACGGCGGCGCTGATATTCTGACGGGAGGAAAAGGCAAGGATATCTTTGTTTATGCACTTGATAAAGATTCGTTATCTTCATCACCCGATATTATTACTGACTTTCAACGTGGTGAAGATAAAATCGATTTGTCAGCATTTAATAAAAATCATAATCTCAATTTCGTTAACCAATTTTCCGGGAATCAAAATGAGGTTTTGTTAAACTGGAATGAACAAGCCCATCAGACAAATGTATGGCTACATTTAAATGGGCATGAAAATGCTGATTTTATGATCAAAGTAACAGGTGCCCCGTTACAAACATCAGACTTTATCGTTTAA
- a CDS encoding protease inhibitor Inh/omp19 family protein, whose protein sequence is MKKIIFITLLSVLSGGCMASSLRLPSAAELSGQWVLSSGEKQCELQLKTDVLDSTTWRLTTDSDCVRHLLPDVPQGWRPTPDGLTLTQHDGSAVAFFSRQQQHYEHQLADGSVRTLKKKI, encoded by the coding sequence ATGAAAAAAATAATCTTTATCACACTATTGAGTGTGTTGAGCGGAGGATGTATGGCAAGCAGCCTGAGATTACCTTCGGCAGCCGAGTTGAGCGGCCAATGGGTGCTAAGTAGCGGTGAAAAACAGTGTGAGTTGCAATTAAAAACGGATGTGCTGGATAGCACCACCTGGCGATTAACCACAGACAGTGATTGTGTACGTCATTTGCTGCCAGACGTCCCTCAGGGATGGCGGCCAACGCCTGATGGATTAACGCTGACGCAACACGATGGGTCTGCTGTGGCGTTTTTCAGTCGTCAGCAACAGCATTATGAACATCAGTTGGCTGATGGCAGCGTGCGCACACTTAAGAAGAAAATCTGA
- a CDS encoding type I secretion system permease/ATPase, producing the protein MNASSERERSLFAVLRQFRRSFWSVGIFSAIINLLMLAPSIYMLQVYDRVLASGNGVTLLMLTLLMVGLCAFMGALEWVRSLLVVRLGTRIDLALNQDVFNAAFARNLDAGDGRAGLALTDLTVLRQFITGNALFAFFDAPWFPLFLLVLFLLHPWLGMLALGGTVVLVALTWLNQRLTSEPLTQANQQSQQATHLADAQLRNADVIEAMGMLGNLRRRWLASHYRFISLQNLASERAAAVGGASKYSRIALQSLVLGLGALLAIEGKVTPGMMIAGSILVGRVLSPIDQLIAVWKQWSSAKTSWLRLNKLLIAYPPQPTSMALPAPEGQLSVEQVSLRTPQGHARLQNIHFSLQAGETLVILGASGSGKSSLARLLVGAQAPSQGKVRLDGADLNQVDKRVFGQAIGYLPQDVQLFKGTLAENISRFGVADPEKIVAAARLAGVHELILSLPNGYDTELGEGGSGLSGGQRQRIGLARAMYGDPCLLVLDEPNASLDSEGDQALTRALVAMQKRGATIVLITHRPALTTLAQKILILNQGNQQRMGLARDVLAELQPRTAANQAQIKPSAAMPQ; encoded by the coding sequence GTGAATGCTTCCTCTGAACGAGAACGTTCTCTTTTTGCCGTACTGCGGCAGTTTCGCCGTAGTTTTTGGAGCGTCGGTATCTTCAGCGCCATTATCAACCTGTTGATGCTGGCTCCCTCTATATACATGCTGCAAGTCTATGATCGGGTACTGGCTTCAGGTAATGGTGTGACACTATTGATGCTCACGCTGTTAATGGTGGGGTTGTGCGCTTTTATGGGGGCGTTGGAGTGGGTGCGTAGCCTGTTGGTGGTGCGGCTTGGCACACGTATCGATCTGGCGCTCAATCAGGATGTCTTTAATGCGGCGTTTGCGCGTAATCTTGATGCCGGAGATGGCCGTGCCGGGTTGGCGTTAACCGATCTGACGGTGTTGCGGCAGTTTATTACCGGTAATGCGCTGTTTGCCTTCTTTGATGCCCCCTGGTTCCCTTTATTTCTGCTGGTATTGTTTCTGCTCCACCCTTGGCTTGGCATGTTGGCATTAGGCGGCACTGTCGTGCTCGTCGCCTTGACCTGGCTAAACCAGCGGCTGACATCAGAACCGTTGACACAGGCTAATCAGCAGTCGCAACAGGCGACCCATCTGGCGGATGCCCAGTTGCGTAATGCCGATGTGATTGAAGCGATGGGCATGTTGGGCAATTTACGGCGTCGCTGGCTGGCGAGTCATTACCGTTTTATCTCACTACAGAATTTGGCGAGTGAACGAGCGGCCGCAGTTGGCGGTGCATCTAAATACAGCCGTATTGCTTTGCAATCGCTGGTGCTGGGGTTGGGCGCATTGCTGGCTATTGAGGGGAAAGTCACGCCAGGAATGATGATCGCCGGATCGATTCTGGTCGGAAGAGTATTAAGTCCTATCGATCAGTTAATTGCAGTCTGGAAACAGTGGAGCAGCGCCAAAACGTCATGGCTGCGCCTGAACAAATTGCTGATTGCCTATCCTCCTCAGCCCACGTCCATGGCACTACCGGCACCGGAAGGGCAACTGAGCGTTGAACAAGTTTCGCTGCGTACTCCCCAGGGCCATGCTCGCCTGCAAAACATTCATTTTTCGCTTCAGGCGGGCGAAACGCTGGTCATCCTTGGCGCATCAGGCTCCGGTAAATCGTCGCTTGCCCGTTTACTGGTAGGGGCGCAGGCACCTTCTCAGGGCAAAGTGAGGTTAGATGGTGCCGATCTCAATCAGGTAGATAAGCGCGTGTTTGGTCAGGCCATTGGCTATTTGCCTCAGGATGTGCAGTTGTTTAAAGGAACGCTGGCAGAGAATATTTCCCGCTTTGGCGTCGCTGACCCGGAAAAAATCGTGGCAGCAGCCCGTCTTGCCGGTGTGCATGAGCTCATTTTGTCACTACCAAATGGGTATGACACCGAGCTTGGCGAGGGCGGCAGTGGTTTGTCTGGCGGGCAGCGCCAGCGTATTGGCCTGGCGCGTGCGATGTATGGCGACCCTTGTTTATTAGTGCTTGATGAACCGAATGCCAGCCTTGATAGCGAAGGCGATCAGGCATTGACGCGGGCGCTGGTGGCGATGCAAAAACGCGGCGCTACCATTGTTCTGATAACCCACCGTCCAGCACTGACAACACTGGCGCAGAAGATTTTGATTTTGAATCAAGGCAATCAGCAGCGTATGGGGTTGGCGCGAGATGTGTTGGCCGAGTTGCAGCCGCGTACCGCAGCGAATCAGGCCCAGATAAAACCGTCGGCTGCAATGCCACAATGA
- a CDS encoding TolC family outer membrane protein, which translates to MRRKALILVMCGLCTINAHAVGLLDAWEMALRNDAQLRAAGFERDAGQEEIAIGRAGLLPSVQYNYGANYSHSKVTQRDRTTDNTTKRNYDNYVSTLTLRQPLLDYAAWARYQQGIVRKLVSDQRYRDKSQELMIRLYQSWSDALLAQEKLTLLESQRRAYQEQLALNRRLLAAGEGTQTDLRETEARYTVIEAQRIEQQDTLDAAMTVLENMTGQPLQVQDLSPLALDVLPENVTENRSLVQWRELAVRHNAKLAAQRETVEYSRYEIERNRAGHLPSMDLVASTRSSLSESEYNYNQKYDTQTVGLQVRVPLYSGGAVSASMRQATAEYQQSQAELDNQTRQTFAELRRQFNLCANGSAKIKAWQMSVASAQEAIRATRQSVSGGERINLDVLMAEQEWYNARRELAEVKYRWLQAWLNLRYTAGTLSEQDMIQLAAWFQPAQPSARQQANLPTQLSRKTY; encoded by the coding sequence ATGCGAAGGAAGGCGTTAATATTGGTGATGTGTGGTCTGTGCACGATAAATGCCCATGCCGTCGGTTTGCTTGATGCCTGGGAAATGGCGTTACGTAATGACGCCCAATTACGTGCAGCCGGTTTTGAGCGCGATGCGGGTCAGGAAGAGATTGCGATAGGGCGGGCAGGGTTGCTGCCTTCTGTGCAATATAACTATGGCGCGAACTATAGCCACTCAAAAGTGACGCAGCGCGATCGCACGACAGACAACACCACAAAACGTAATTATGACAACTATGTTTCGACACTGACGCTACGGCAGCCTCTGCTGGATTATGCGGCATGGGCGCGTTACCAACAGGGGATTGTACGCAAGCTGGTGTCCGATCAGCGTTATCGCGATAAAAGTCAGGAGTTGATGATACGTCTGTACCAATCCTGGAGCGATGCGTTACTGGCGCAAGAAAAATTGACACTGCTGGAGTCGCAGCGACGCGCGTATCAGGAGCAATTGGCGCTTAATCGCCGTCTGCTGGCCGCAGGCGAAGGCACGCAAACTGACCTGCGGGAAACGGAAGCGCGTTATACGGTTATAGAAGCACAACGTATTGAGCAGCAAGATACGTTAGATGCGGCAATGACCGTGCTTGAGAATATGACCGGGCAACCGTTACAGGTTCAGGATCTATCGCCGCTGGCGCTGGACGTTTTGCCTGAAAACGTCACTGAAAATCGTTCATTGGTGCAATGGCGTGAGCTGGCTGTCAGGCATAACGCCAAACTTGCGGCGCAGCGTGAAACTGTGGAGTACAGCCGCTATGAAATTGAGCGTAACCGAGCGGGACATTTGCCCTCCATGGATCTGGTCGCCTCAACGCGTAGCAGTCTGTCGGAGTCTGAGTATAACTATAACCAGAAGTACGACACCCAAACTGTGGGGTTGCAGGTGAGGGTGCCGCTGTACTCAGGCGGTGCGGTGTCGGCATCAATGCGTCAGGCCACTGCCGAATATCAGCAGAGTCAGGCTGAACTGGATAACCAGACTCGTCAGACCTTCGCTGAATTACGTCGGCAGTTCAATTTATGTGCTAATGGTTCAGCGAAAATCAAAGCCTGGCAGATGAGTGTTGCCTCAGCGCAAGAGGCGATTCGCGCGACGCGACAGAGTGTTTCCGGGGGAGAGCGCATTAATCTGGATGTGCTGATGGCAGAGCAGGAGTGGTATAACGCTCGCCGTGAACTGGCAGAAGTCAAGTATCGCTGGCTACAGGCATGGCTCAATTTGCGCTATACCGCTGGCACGTTAAGCGAACAAGACATGATACAACTGGCTGCATGGTTTCAACCCGCACAACCGTCGGCCAGGCAGCAGGCTAATCTGCCCACACAACTCAGTCGTAAAACCTATTAG